A section of the Synechococcus sp. MU1617 genome encodes:
- a CDS encoding pentapeptide repeat-containing protein, producing the protein MTALSNPLNLDTWQPPEQTLASGSRDGGVDARGADWSGVTVEGGDLRGANLCRVDLRGTDLSSCQLEGADLRLARYDASTRVPDGFDLFSSGAVGPKAKLSGVFLNSTDLRGMDLRGAVLMGAYLSGADLSGALLDNVRLVGSDLRHAILRGAMCRGTRFGTCQLDFADFRGAHLSEAGLDSAESIKGADFSLTTGLNEQRDALLARPFEELDCWNPLTRSTTRDSLESLS; encoded by the coding sequence TTGACGGCGCTCTCCAACCCCCTGAATCTGGACACTTGGCAGCCTCCGGAACAGACCCTGGCCTCAGGGTCCCGGGATGGCGGAGTTGATGCCCGGGGCGCCGACTGGAGTGGTGTGACTGTTGAAGGCGGCGACCTGCGGGGCGCCAATCTCTGTCGCGTTGATCTCAGGGGGACCGACCTCTCCAGCTGTCAGCTAGAGGGAGCCGACCTGCGCCTGGCCCGCTACGACGCGAGCACCCGTGTGCCCGATGGGTTTGATCTGTTCAGCAGCGGAGCCGTTGGCCCCAAAGCAAAGCTGAGTGGCGTGTTCTTGAACAGCACCGACCTACGCGGCATGGATCTTCGCGGCGCCGTGCTGATGGGGGCCTATCTCAGCGGAGCTGATCTGAGTGGCGCCCTGCTGGACAACGTTCGCCTGGTGGGATCGGATCTTCGCCACGCGATCCTGCGCGGCGCCATGTGCCGTGGGACCCGCTTTGGCACGTGTCAACTGGATTTCGCCGACTTTCGCGGCGCCCACCTCTCCGAGGCAGGCCTGGACAGCGCGGAATCGATTAAAGGAGCCGATTTCTCGCTCACCACAGGGCTGAACGAGCAGCGTGATGCGCTCTTGGCCCGCCCCTTCGAAGAACTCGACTGCTGGAACCCGCTGACGCGGAGCACGACCCGCGACAGCCTCGAATCCCTGTCATGA